Proteins encoded together in one Tripterygium wilfordii isolate XIE 37 chromosome 14, ASM1340144v1, whole genome shotgun sequence window:
- the LOC120014323 gene encoding CASP-like protein 1D1: MTDKTDLESKAVEAPPPPPPPATTGANLFTVDVALRVLLFAAALVSVVVMSTAKQTELASVPGVPGVTVSLTAKFKHSPAFIYFVAALSVVGFYSIITSLASISVILKPNYQTLFSLLFVLGDVVALGLVASATGTAGGVAYIGLKGNSHVGWTKVCNVYDKFCRHIGSAVAVSLFGAVVLVALIFLSIFSIHRKIGK, translated from the exons ATGACCGATAAGACCGACCTGGAATCCAAGGCCGTTGAggcaccaccacctcctcctcctccggcCACCACCGGGGCGAACCTCTTTACGGTGGATGTGGCTCTTAGGGTGTTGTTATTCGCGGCAGCACTAGTTTCAGTCGTTGTCATGTCCACTGCCAAGCAAACGGAGTTGGCTTCTGTGCCTGGTGTTCCTGGAGTCACAGTTAGCCTCACAGCCAAATTTAAACACTCCCCTGCCTTCAT ATACTTTGTTGCAGCATTGTCTGTGGTTGGATTTTATAGCATCATCACCTCTCTTGCATCAATTTCAGTCATATTAAAGCCAAATTATCAAACCCTGTTCTCCCTCTTATTTGTCCTTGGGGATGTG GTGGCGTTAGGGTTGGTAGCCTCGGCCACGGGCACCGCGGGTGGTGTCGCTTATATTGGATTGAAGGGCAACAGTCATGTTGGATGGACCAAGGTGTGCAATGTCTATGACAAATTCTGCAGACATATAGGGAGTGCCGTTGCGGTTTCATTGTTTGGTGCTGTTGTGCTTGTTGCGCTTATTTTCCTCTCTATTTTCTCCATTCACAGAAAGATTGGGAAGTAG
- the LOC120014549 gene encoding double-stranded RNA-binding protein 2-like, translated as MNFTGEPAKTKKQAQKNAAMSAWSALKILSKSSFSSSSSPTPTEYAGNDEQEQVIVARYLGTLQPQDANNLGQRDRQLQCRPGPAVPYRGGRSFHSSEPQKWAYSRFWPEVPMLHISPQDMASWQLSHQLALSSAPSISSRPQIFPFCQSIPQPDYRPYLFAQEQEPVPNVPGIGSPLYFSNYAMPVPVRNDSGVTIGETEEKPQVEKELLNGEGDSDCGKSNLPSMYACLL; from the exons ATGAATTTTACAGGAGAACCAGCTAAAACCAAAAAGCAAGCGCAGAAAAATGCAGCAATGTCTGCTTGGTCTGCCttgaaaatat TGTCAAAATCGAGCTTTTCATCCTCTTCCTCTCCAACACCAACAGAGTATGCTGGCAACGATGAACAAGAACAAGTAATTGTTGCTCGTTACCTTGGTACTCTACAACCTCAAGATGCAAACAATTTGGGACAAAGAGACCGGCAATTGCAATGTCGTCCAGGTCCCGCGGTCCCGTATCGAGGAGGCAGATCATTTCATTCTTCAGAACCCCAAAAATGGGCATATTCTCGATTTTGGCCGGAAGTGCCAATGTTACATATTTCTCCTCAGGATATGGCCTCCTGGCAGCTGAGCCACCAATTGGCTCTTTCATCTGCACCCTCCATTTCCTCCAGACCTCAGATTTTCCCATTTTGTCAGTCTATACCGCAGCCAGATTACAGACCGTACTTATTCGCACAAGAGCAAGAACCTGTCCCCAATGTTCCAGGAATTGGCTCACCTCTGTACTTCTCAAACTACGCTATGCCTGTTCCAGTTAGAAACGATTCAGGGGTTACCATAGGAGAAACAGAAGAAAAGCCGCAAGTGGAAAAAGAGTTGCTTAATGGTGAAGGAGATTCTGATTGTGGGAAGAGCAATCTCCCATCAATGTATGCATGCCTTCTTTAA
- the LOC120015333 gene encoding uncharacterized protein LOC120015333 isoform X1, producing MWIGFHMGVTERSRWPFLSEASSSVREAKTLGWRGFYVDKHKEMAARAGAIIKFVEGCCSPCESLEVGDFLKAIEDLWEMQFGFRDVEVLLFKPGLSVLLNLLGLHYCINCLNVPVEYVMEALLECKISERQVRVQWWKLGRWFYGFRLRDESHSRCISLADLALAKEDKILRVLHRGAIHEVLRIQISAVNTLNPPWPCQISPR from the exons ATGTGGATCGGATTTCATATGGGAGTCACTGAGCGATCGCGCTGGCCCTTCTTGTCTGAAGCATCGTCTTCGGTTCGAGAAGCCAAAACCCTA GGTTGGAGAGGGTTTTATGTGGACAAGCATAAGGAGATGGCTGCCAGAGCTGGCGCGATCATTAAGTTTGTTGAAGGATGTTGTTCTCCATGTGAGTCCCTTGAGGTTGGGGATTTTCTAAAGGCAATTGAAGACTTGTGGGAAATGCAGTTTGGGTTCAGAGATGTTGAAGTTTTACTCTTTAAGCCCGGACTGAGTGTGTTGCTTAACTTGCTTGGGTTGCATTACTGCATCAACTGCCTCAATGTGCCC GTTGAGTATGTCATGGAAGCTCTCCTAGAATGCAAGATTTCAGAGAGGCAAGTGCGAGTTCAATGGTGGAAGCTTGGCAGGTGGTTTTATGGTTTCCGTTTGCGGGATGAGTCTCATTCTCGCTGCATCTCCCTTGCTGATCTTGCATTAGCCAAAGAAGATAAGATTCTTCGGGTGCTTCACCGTGGCGCCATTCACGAGGTGTTACGCATTCAGATATCTGCTGTTAATACCTTAAATCCTCCTTGGCCTTGTCAAATCAGTCCGAGGTAA
- the LOC120015333 gene encoding uncharacterized protein LOC120015333 isoform X2 produces the protein MWIGFHMGVTERSRWPFLSEASSSGWRGFYVDKHKEMAARAGAIIKFVEGCCSPCESLEVGDFLKAIEDLWEMQFGFRDVEVLLFKPGLSVLLNLLGLHYCINCLNVPVEYVMEALLECKISERQVRVQWWKLGRWFYGFRLRDESHSRCISLADLALAKEDKILRVLHRGAIHEVLRIQISAVNTLNPPWPCQISPR, from the exons ATGTGGATCGGATTTCATATGGGAGTCACTGAGCGATCGCGCTGGCCCTTCTTGTCTGAAGCATCGTCTTCG GGTTGGAGAGGGTTTTATGTGGACAAGCATAAGGAGATGGCTGCCAGAGCTGGCGCGATCATTAAGTTTGTTGAAGGATGTTGTTCTCCATGTGAGTCCCTTGAGGTTGGGGATTTTCTAAAGGCAATTGAAGACTTGTGGGAAATGCAGTTTGGGTTCAGAGATGTTGAAGTTTTACTCTTTAAGCCCGGACTGAGTGTGTTGCTTAACTTGCTTGGGTTGCATTACTGCATCAACTGCCTCAATGTGCCC GTTGAGTATGTCATGGAAGCTCTCCTAGAATGCAAGATTTCAGAGAGGCAAGTGCGAGTTCAATGGTGGAAGCTTGGCAGGTGGTTTTATGGTTTCCGTTTGCGGGATGAGTCTCATTCTCGCTGCATCTCCCTTGCTGATCTTGCATTAGCCAAAGAAGATAAGATTCTTCGGGTGCTTCACCGTGGCGCCATTCACGAGGTGTTACGCATTCAGATATCTGCTGTTAATACCTTAAATCCTCCTTGGCCTTGTCAAATCAGTCCGAGGTAA
- the LOC120014256 gene encoding basic proline-rich protein-like, giving the protein MIENALYFKHTAVDVAYFCTLSAPVKKSGASIVSRESTQHPSLNIGRVAKSKIRGKKPFIWKVLQEIMQGAPKMIPPGPGGPGPGPGPGPGGPPAPWPGPGAPPGWGPPPAPWPVPMAPGPGPAPAPWPGPVAPGPGPGPGGTPAPWPGPGGFIDGFFSGL; this is encoded by the exons ATGATCGAAAACGCTTTGTATTTCAAGCACACGGCTGTAGATGTTGCTTATTTCTG CACTCTGTCAGCGCCTGTGAAGAAATCTGGTGCTAGCATTGTGTCAAGGGAGAGC ACACAACATCCGTCTTTGAACATAGGGAGAGTTGCTAAGAGTAAAATTAGGGGGAAAAAACCGTTTATATGGAAAGTACTTCAAGAAATTATgcaa GGTGCTCCTAAAATGATACCACCCGGCCCTGGAGGACCTGGGCCGGGGCCGGGACCTGGACCTGGAGGTCCGCCTGCTCCATGGCCTGGGCCAGGGGCTCCTCCTGGTTGGGGTCCTCCACCAGCTCCGTGGCCTGTACCCATGGCTCCTGGACCTGGACCTGCACCGGCTCCATGGCCTGGACCCGTGGCTCCTGGACCTGGACCTGGACCTGGTGGTACACCGGCTCCATGGCCTGGACCAGGAGGTTTCATTGATGGTTTCTTCAGTGGCTTGTGA
- the LOC120014257 gene encoding putative F-box protein At1g67623 — MVEYFGDGSHESWLEDLKKAAAKGHKEATYVYGIILLCAGGESKEQGMELLCSMKNEKSLEGLSLAVRRERIKAALHRLWKINTKLVPKEELGCHTLTCIDARTANGYGWPLIGDEEDLMALLSSNKLDKTNFVNLILGN, encoded by the exons ATGGTTGAATATTTCGGTGATGGGAGCCATGAATCGTGGCTTGAGGATTTGAAGAAAGCAGCGGCGAAAGGTCACAAGGAAGCAACATATGTATATGGGATTATCTTGTTGTGTGCTGGAGGTGAGTCGAAAGAACAAGGAATGGAGCTTCTGTGTTCTATGAAAAACGAAAAGTCGCTGGAAGGTTTGAGTCTTGCAGTACGAAGAGAAAGAATCAAGGCTGCACTTCATCGCTTGTGGAAGATTAACACTAAACTTGTTCCGAAAGAAGAGTTAGGGTGCCATACATTGACATGCATCGATGCAAGAACAGCAAATGGGTATGGGTGGCCATTGATAGGCGATGAAGAAGATCTCATGGCTT TATTGTCTTCCAACAAGCTTGATAAAACCAATTTTGTAAATTTAATTTTGGGAAATTAG
- the LOC120014258 gene encoding uncharacterized protein LOC120014258, whose translation MESQFLERVLDGCGNDLDPVIESLLALSLEEKLGGFAAESDTSSEKEKLSSCGDLAGWADFLVRELQSATSIDDARARASSLLQMHEESIRRQEAAQIEVMIGENAILKRAIAVQLRRQKEFAEDRNREVRDSKKLLSQYQEQLRTLELCVRIHIVVYILYVRYDENVKNHIVFVPSIPNAEIDPHDPCAVVTLHVMK comes from the exons ATGGAGTCCCAGTTTCTGGAGAGAGTTCTGGATGGATGCGGCAACGATTTAGACCCTGTCATCGAAAGCCTGCTTGCGCTTTCTTTGGAGGAGAAATTGGGGGGTTTCGCTGCGGAATCAGATACATCTTCGGAGAAAGAAAAATTGAGTAGTTGTGGAGATCTGGCTGGGTGGGCGGACTTTCTTGTAAGGGAATTGCAGAGTGCGACAAGTATTGATGATGCCAGAGCCCGCGCGTCAAGTCTGCTGCAGATGCACGAAGAGTCAATCCGTCGACAAGAAGCGGCTCAAATCGAAGTGATGATCGGAGAGAATGCAATACTGAAACGCGCTATCGCCGTTCAGCTTCGACGGCAGAAAGAGTTTGCCGAGGATCGGAACAGGGAGGTCCGGGACTCGAAGAAATTATTGTCTCAGTATCAGGAGCAGTTGAGAACTCTCGAG TTGTGTGTGCGCATACACATAgttgtatatattttatatgtgcGTTATGACGAAAATGTTAAGAATCACATTGTTTTTGTCCCATCTATCCCAAACGCTGAAATTGATCCACATGATCCATGTGCAGTCGTGACTCTGCACGTGATGAAATAA